One stretch of bacterium DNA includes these proteins:
- a CDS encoding PKD domain-containing protein, whose product MFQNAGVYDVTLIATGPSGADTLSLAAYVTAEDPVTAAFSASLTTGAPPLSVDFTNLSVGAPTSWLWDFGDAATDAVQNPTHVYAADGTYTVSLTATNGCGTDTSMQLDLIVVSSATDVASRVFAFEHNVPNPFNPSTVIAFSLERDGRARLEIFDAAGHSLGALLDREMPAGRHEVTWRPVRQPSGVYFARLTSGDRTAIQRMVLVR is encoded by the coding sequence GTGTTCCAGAACGCGGGCGTCTACGACGTCACGCTGATCGCCACCGGTCCCTCGGGCGCCGACACACTGTCCCTCGCGGCCTACGTGACCGCGGAGGATCCGGTGACGGCGGCCTTCTCGGCCTCGCTGACCACCGGCGCCCCGCCGCTGAGCGTGGACTTCACCAATCTGTCCGTCGGTGCGCCCACGTCCTGGCTGTGGGACTTCGGCGATGCGGCGACGGACGCGGTCCAGAACCCGACCCACGTGTATGCCGCCGACGGCACCTACACCGTCTCCCTGACGGCGACCAACGGCTGCGGCACGGACACCTCGATGCAGCTGGACCTGATCGTCGTCAGTTCGGCCACGGACGTTGCGTCGCGGGTCTTCGCCTTCGAACACAACGTTCCCAACCCGTTCAACCCGTCAACGGTCATCGCCTTCTCCCTGGAGCGGGACGGCCGCGCCAGGCTCGAGATCTTCGACGCCGCGGGCCACAGCCTGGGCGCCCTGTTGGACCGTGAGATGCCGGCGGGCCGGCACGAGGTCACATGGCGGCCGGTGCGCCAGCCTTCGGGTGTGTACTTCGCGCGGTTGACGTCGGGCGACAGGACGGCGATCCAGCGGATGGTGCTGGTCCGGTAG